The nucleotide window GGCTGCTCACGCCTCGACGGTAAGGGGCGCCCCGGGCCACCCCGCACACCGCCCCGCCCGCACACCGCACGGCACGCGCGAAGCGGCACGCCCCCGGTCCCGTACGTGGCGCACGGGGCCGGGGGCGTGGTGACGCGGTGCCGGAGGGGTCGGGTCAGCCGGGGATCAGGCCGTCCTCGCGGAGCATCTCGCGGACCTCGGAGATGGTGGCGTCCGGGGCGGGCAGCACCAGGTCGGACGGCTCCAGGGCGTCGTCCGGCAGCGGCTCGCCGAGCCGGCGCACCGCCTCCAGCAGGGCGCCCAGGGTCCGGCGGAACCCGGCCTCGTCGTCCTTCTCCAACTCGACGAGCAGGGCGTCATCCAGCGTGTTGAGTTCGTCCAGGTGGCTGTCGGCCAGTCTCACCTGGCCCTCCCCCATGATCCTGACGATCACGACGGTCTCCCTTCGCGGTGCTGGGGCCGGGCGGCTCAGCGCTTGTCGAATCGCGGCTGGTCCTGCGGGCGCTGCTGGTGGGCCTGGCCGCCCTGGCCGCCCTGGCCGCCCTCGATGGCCTGCTGGCCACCGGAGCCGCCGGCCAGTTCGGCCTTCATCCGCTGGAGCTCCAGCTCCACGTCGGAACCGCCGGAGAGCCGCTCCAGCTCCGCCGTGATGTCGTCCTTGGCCATCCCCGAGGGGTCGTCCAGGGCGCCGGAGGCGAGCAGTTCGTCGATGGCGCCGGCCCGGGCCTGCATCTGGGCGGTCTTGTCCTCGGCCCGCTGGATCGCCAGGCCGACGTCGCCCATCTCCTCGGAGATGCCGGAGAACGCCTCGCCGATCTTGGTCTGCGCCTGGGCGGCGGTGTAGGTGGCCTTGATGGTCTCCTTCTTGGTGCGGAAGGCGTCCACCTTGGCCTGCAACCGCTGCGAGGCGAGGGTGAGTTTCTCCTCCTCGCCCTGGAGGGTCTGGTGCTGCGTCTCCAGGTCGGTGATCTGCTGCTGGAGCGCGGACCTGCGGGTCAGCGCCTCGCGGGCCAGGTCCTCCCGGCCCAGCGCGAGCGCCTTGCGGCCCTGCTCCTCCAGCTTGGCCGACTGCTGCTGGAGCCCGTTCAACTGGAGCTCCAGCCGCTTACGGGAGGTGGCCACGTCGGCCACCCCGCGGCGTACCTTCTGCAGCAGTTCCAACTGCTTCTGGTACGAGTAGTCGAGCGTCTCGCGCGGGTCCTCGGCCCGGTCCAGGGCCTTGTTGGCCTTCGCGCGGAAGATCATCCCCATCCGCTTCATGACACCGCTCATGGGCCTCGCGCGCCCCCTTCGTCGACTCTCTCCGGCACCTTCGTTGACCCCTACAGTACGGGCCCCGGTTCCATTACCGCACTGTTCGCAGGGGGATGCGCTCATCCTGAGGGACGATCGGGGCCGACGCGCATCCGGCGCAGGGAGTAGGCGGACGCCCCGGGCCCCGGAGCGGGCGTAAGGTGCGCCGTCCGACGCGGGTGGGGGGCCGCCCGCCGCAGCACGTACCCTTGGCCTTGTGTTCCGACGTCGTTCCCAGGATGAGCAGGCCGCGCCCACCACGGTGACCGCGGACCCGGTCGAGGCCAAGCGCCGCGACCCCCAGGCCCCCAAGGGGCGCCCGACCCCCAAGCGCAGCGAGGCCCAGGCCCGCCGCCCCCGTCCGGCCGCCACCGGTGACCGCAAGGCCGCGGCCAAGCAGGCCCGGGAGGCACGCCGGATCGAGATGGCCAAGCAGCGCGAGGCGCTGGCCAGCGGCGACGAGCGTTACCTGCCGGTCCGCGACAAGGGCCCGGTGCGCCGCTTCTGCCGCGACTACGTCGACGCCCGCTACCACGTGGCCGAACTGTTCCTGCCGCTGGCCGTGGTGATCCTGGTGATCAGCATGGTGCCCAACATGCGGGTCAAGGACGTCTCGCTGCTGCTGTGGCTGGTGCTGATCGTGCTCATCGTGGGCCAGTCGCTCTTCACCGGGCTGCGGCTGCGCTCGCTGCTGGCCGACCGCTTCCCCAAGGAGAACAAGCGCGGCGCGGTCGCCTACGCCCTGATGCGTTCCCTCCAGATGCGCCGGATGCGGCTGCCCAAGCCGCAGGTCAAGCGCGGAGAGCGGGGCTGACCGGGCAGCCCGCGGCCACCGGGTTCACCGGCGGCGCGGACAACTGGCTGGCCGGCCTGGGGGGCCTGCGCAACATGGTGCGCCAGGAGCTGGTCGCCCGGCAGCTCGACGAGCAGATCACCGCCCGCTTCCCCGTCGGCCGCCGGCTGCGGGTGCTCGACGTCGGACTCGGGCAGGGCACCCAGGCGCTGCGGCTGGCCCGCGGCGGCCACGCGGTGACCGGGCTGGAGAGCGACCCGGCGATGCTGGCCGCCGTCGAGGAGACGCTGGCCGGGGAGCCGGAGGGGATCCGCGAGCGGGTACGGCTGGTGACCGGCGACGGCCGCGAGACCGGCCGCCACTTCGAACCGGGCAGCTTCGACGTGGTGCTCTGCCACGGCGTGCTGATGTACGTGGACGACCCGGACGCGATGCTCGCCGGGCTGGCCCGGGTGCTCGCCCCCGGCGGCCTGCTGTCGCTGCTGGTGCGCAACGCCGACGCGCTGGCGATGCGGCCGGGGCTCGCCGGTGACTGGGAGGGCGCGCTGGACGCCTTCGCCACCACCGCGTACACCAACCGGCTGGGCCTGCGGGTACGGGCCGACCGCCGCGAGACGCTCACCGCCACGCTCACCGCGATCGGGGTGCCGCTGCACACCTGGTACGGGGTGCGGGTGTTCACCGACACGGCGGCCGACGAAGCCGTTCCGCCGCCGGAGCCCGGGGCGCTCGACCGGCTGCTGGCCGCCGAGGACCGCGCCGGGCGCACCGATCCGTACCGGTCGGTGGCGGCGTTGCTGCACCTGTGCGGAGTCCGTGACTGATTGACGCCGCTCCGCTCGCCCCGGCCGCCGGGGCGGGAGAGCCTTGGGTCATGAGCGGATCACGCATCGTCCGTGCCGTGCCCGCCGCGCTGCTGTGCGCGGCGCTGCTCGCCGGGTGCTCCGGTTCCCGGGGCGGCGCCCCGGCCCCGTCCGCCTCCCCGGGTACGGCCGCGCCGTCCCGGGGCGCGGGGCCGACGGTGAGCGACCGGTTGCAGGACGAGTACCAGAAGGTCGTCAGGGACGTGCTGCCCTCGGTGGTGCAGATCACCGCGGGCCAGTCGCTGGGGTCCGGGATCGTCTACGACACGTCCGGGGACATCGTCACCAACGCCCATGTGGTGGGCGACTCCACCGCGTTCAAGGTGACCCTGGCGACCGGCGGCGGATCGGCCGACGCCACGCTGGTGGGCAGCTACCCGGCCGACGACCTCGCGGTGATCAGGCTGCGCCGGCCGCCCGGCGGGCTCAAACCGGCCGTCTTCGGCGACTCCGCCAAGGTGGAGGTCGGCCAGATCACGCTGGCCATGGGCAACCCGCTGGGGCTGTCCAGCAGCGTCACGCAGGGCATCGTCTCGGCGGTCGGCCGTACGGTGAGCGAGGGCGGCAACGGCGGCGGCAACGGGGCCACCATCGCCAACATGGTGCAGACCTCGGCCGCCATCAACCCCGGCAACAGCGGCGGCGCCCTGGTCAACCTCTCCAGCCAGGTCATCGGCATCCCCACCCTCGCCGCCACCGACCCCGAACTCGGCAACAGCGCCGCCCCCGGCATCGGCTTCGCCATCCCCGCCTCCACCGTCACCGACATCGCCGGTCAACTGGTCAAGAACGGCAAGGTCACCAACTCCGGCCGCGCCGCCCTCGGCGTCACGGTACGCACCGTTCTCGGCGACAACTTCCAGCCCGCCGGCGTCGCCATCGTCTCCGTCAAAAACGGCGGCGCCGCCGACAAGGCCGGCCTGCGCCCCGACGACGTCATCACCAAACTCGACGCCACCCCCGTGACCACCGCCGCCTCCCTCACCGAAGTCCTGGCCGCCCACCGCCCCGGCGACCACGTGACGGTCACGTACACCCGTGACGGCTCGCGGCGGACGGCGGGGGTGACGCTGGGCCAGTTGTGACCGGGGGACGCCGGGCCGTGGCGGGCCGCCTCCGGCGGGGGGCGCCGCCGCCGGGGGCGGGCGAGCCCGTCGGAGCGCCGCCCCCCGGCGCAAGGGGGTGGGGTCGCCCCGCCGCCGACGCGAGCGGGCGAGCCCGCACCCAGGGGGGCGAACGGCCGCCCACCGATACGGGGCTCGGCGGGACGCCACCCCCGGCACAAGGGGGTGGGGGGCCCGCCGCCGTCCGCCACATGCGGTGAGCCTCGCAAGGCACCTCTGCCGGGCCGAGGCCCGACGCCGACACATACGGGCGAACCCGCACCCCGGCAGACGCCCCCCGGCCTCGACAGGCGGCGGGCCGTCCGCCCCGGCGCGAGGGGGGAGCCGACGGCACGGCGGGAGCCCCGCAAGGCGCGCCGGGCCGGGGCGGGCGGGGCCGTCCGGCGGCGGGCCGATGGACCGGCGGGGAACCCTTGCCGTGCCGGGTCAGCCCGCGTCGGCCTCCGACAGGCTCATCGGGCCGTAGATCTCGGTGGCGTCCTCGAACAGGGTGACCTGGTCGACGCCGGCGTCGAGCAGGTCCTTCCAGTTCTCACCGAGCCAGGACTCGGCGTCCCCCTGGGTGGTGAACTCCTCCTGGTCGACCGCCGGAGCCGTCCGGGTGCCGTCCGACTTCTCGAACCGCCATGTCCACGCCATGCCGTGCCCCTTCCACCGTGGGTTACCCGCGCAGGTTAACCGAAGATCACCGCCGCCGGGCCGCGCCGTGGGCAGATGCGACGCGCACCCGCGGCGTAGGCGACGATGTGGCCATGGAGATCACGCTGCTCGGCACCGGCGGACCGCGCGGGCTGCCGGTGCCCGGCTGCCCGTGCGCGGTCTGCTCCGCCGCCGTCGCGTCGGCGGCCCGTGCCCCCGTTTCGCTGCTCGTCGACGGGACACTGCTGCTCGACCTCACCCCCGGCCCGGCGCTGGCCGCCGCCCGGGCCGGCCGCACCCTCAGCGGGGTACGCCAGGTGCTGCTCACCCATCCGCAGGCGGGCCCCCCGGTCGACCTGCCGCCAGGGCTGCCCGCCCCGGGACGGGTACCGGAGGGCGAACGCCTCACCTCGCTCACCGGCCACCGGGTGCTCGCCGTCCCGGTGGACGCCCCCGGCACCGGCTACGAGGTGACCGGCCCGGCCGGCGACCGGCTGCTCTACCTGCCGCCCGGCTGCGGCCCGGCCGGGCTCTCCTCCGACGGCGACCCGGCCCCCTACGACATGGTGCTCCTCGACGTCGTCGGCCGGCCCGACGCGCTCGCCCGGCTGCGGGCGGCCGGCGCGGTGGGCGCCACCACCGACGTGATCGCCGTCCACCTCGGCCACGACGCGCCCCCCGAACCCGAACTCCACCGCCGGCTCGGAGCGGCCGGCGCCCGCGCCGTCCCGGACGGCCGCACCCTCACCGTCGGCGAGTACGAGGCCGTACCGGACGTACCGCGCCGCACCCTCGTCCTCGGCGGCGCCCGCTCCGGCAAGTCCGCCGAGGCCGAACGGCGGCTGTCCGCCTTCCCCGGCGTCGTCTACGTGGCCACCGGCGGCACCCGGGACGGCGACGCGGAGTGGGCCGCCCGGGTCCGGCTGCACCGCGAGCGCCGCCCGGCGACCTGGCGCACCGTCGAGACCTGCGACCTCCTCCCCCTGCTCGCCGAGGACGGCCCCCCGCTCCTCGTCGACTGCCTCGCGCTCTGGCTCACCCACGTGATGGACGCCGCCGGCGCGTGGCAGGACGCCCCCGGCGCCGACCGCGAGATCGACCACCGCACGGCGGAACTCGCCGCCGCGTGGCGCGCGACCCGGCGCACCGTGGTCGCCGTCAGCAACGAGGTCGGCTCCGGCGTGGTCCCCGCGACCGCCTCCGGCCGACGGTTCCGTGACGCCCTCGGCCGCCTCAACACGGCCGTCGCCGCCGAATCCGAACACGTCCTCCTGGTCGTCTCCGGACTCGCCCTCCGCCTCCGCTAGCCCGCCACGCGGTTGCCGCCCCCGCACCGCTTCAGGGTTCCGGAGTGGCCCCCGTTCGCCCCTGCCCGGTGGGTGGTTGGGGTGGGTTTTTGGTTTGGTTCGGCACGGGGTGGCTTCGCCTATTGCCGGTACGGGGTCGGGGGCGCGCCGGGGGTGACTCCTCGCTCCAGGTATCCCCCACGGTTGCGCTCCGGCTGCTGGGTCGCTGCGGGGACACCCCCGGCACACCCCCTTGCGCCGTCGTGCGGGTGCCTCTCTTCGCGGGAGAGGGTGACATAGGAGGTTGGGGTCACCCCGATCTCCTCCTTACCCACCCCGTGCCGCAGCGCGGAACGATGCAGAACGGGGGCGTGCAGGGGTGTCCCCGCAGCGACCCAGCGAACCGGCGGAAAGCCGAAGACGAAACGCGGAGCGAGGAGTCACCCCGGAGGGCCCCCGGGAACCCAGGCAGACAGTGCGCACCCCGCGCTATACGCGTACAGCCACGGGTGGGCGGGGGGAAGAATTCCGTAACGCCAGCCACGACGAGACGGGGGATCGGGGGAACCCCGAGGAAGTGATGGCGGGCGTCAGCGCGAGCGAACCCCCTTGCGGGGGAGGGAAGCTATCGTTCACCCGTGAGCAGCCTCCACCCACGTGATTTGATCCCGCAGGACTTCGACATCGACGCGTTCGCCGCGTTGATCGACCGGCCCGATCCCGCCATCCGGCAGGATGCGCGGGAACGCAGGCGGCGGACGGCCGTACCGCAGGCGGCCCTCGGCCGGCTCGGCGAACTCGGCGACTGGCTCGCCTCGGTGCAGGGGCAGGCCCCGGCCCGGCCGATCGAGCGGGCCCGGCTGGTGGTGTTCGCCGGTGACCACGGCGTCGCGGCGCGCGAGGTCTCCGTCCACCCGGCCGGCCGCGCGAGCGACCTCGCGCGGGCGGTACTCGACGGCAGCGCGCCCGTCTCCGTACTCGCCCACCAGTACGGCGCCCAGGTCCGCCTCGTCGACATGGCGCTCGACTGCGACCCGGGCGAGTTGCCGGAGGAGGTGGTGCGCCACCGGGTGCGGCGCGGGTCGGGGGCGGTCGACGCCGAGGACGCGCTGACCGCGCAGGAGACGGTGGCGGCGTTCCGGGCCGGGATGGCGGTCGCCGACGAGGAGGCGGATTCGGGTACGGATCTGCTGGTGCTCGGTGATGTGAGCGTGGGCGGCACCACGGTGGCGGGGGTGCTGGTGGCCGCGTTGTGCGGCACGGACGCCTCGGTGGTGACCGGCCGCGGTTCCGGCATCGACGACCTGGCGTGGATGCGCAAGTGCGCCGCGATCCGGGACGCGTTGCGGCGGGCCCGGCCGGTGCTGGGCGACCCGGTGCGGCTGCTGGCGGCGGTGGGCGGTGCGGACTTCGCGGCGATCACCGGTTTCCTGCTCCAGGCGGCGGTGCGCAAGGTCCCGGTCGTGCTGGACGGGGTTGTCTCCGCGGCGTGCGCGCTGGTGGCGCAGCGGGTGGCGTTCCGCGCCCCGGACTGGTGGCTGGCCGGCCACGTCTCCGGCGAACCGGCGCAGGCCAAGGCGTTGGACCGGCTCTCGCTGGAGCCGCTGCTCGACCACGGGGTGCGGCTCGGTGAAGGCACCGGCGCGCTGCTGGCGTTGCCGTTGCTGAAGGCATCGGCCGCGTTCGCCGCCGAGTTGCCGGAGACCGGCGAAGCCGGTGGGTAGTTCCGCCGAGGCAGCCGGGGCGGCCACCGCCGCCGAGGGGCTGCGTTTCGCGTTCGGCACGTTGACCGTTCTGCCGGTGCGGGTGGCGCGGTGGGACCGGGCGGCGGGGCGGGCCGGGATGCTGGCGGCGCCGCTGGTGGGGGTGGTCGCCGGGGCGGTGGCGGGGGCGGCCGGGGCGGCGGTGGTGGTGGCCGGCGGCGGGGCGCTGCTGGGCGCGGTGGCCGCCGCGGCGGTGCCGGCCGCGCTCACCCGCGGGCTCCATCTGGACGGGCTGGCCGACACCGCGGACGGGCTGGGCAGCGGGAAGCCGGCCGACGAGGCGCTGCGGGTGATGAAGCAGTCGGACATCGGGCCGTTCGGTGTGCTCACGCTGGTGCTGGTGCTGCTGGCCCAAGTGGCCGCGCTCTGCGCCGCGTTCGGGCGCGGCCCGCTGTACGGGCTGCTGGCCGCCGTGGTGTCGGCCGCCACGGCGCGTACCGCGATGTCGTTGGCGTGCCGGAGCGGGGTGCCGGCCGCGCGCCGGGACGGCCTCGGGGTGGTGGTGGCCGGGACGGTGCCGGTGGCCGGCGCGGTGGCGGTGGCGGTGGCGACGGTGGCGGTGGCGGGCGCCGCCGGGCTGTTCTTCGGTGTCGTCGGCGCGGTGCGGGCGGGGGCCGCCGCGCTGCTGGGGCTGGCCGCCGCCGAGGTGTTGTCGCGCCGTTGCCGGTCCCGGCTGGGCGGGGTGACCGGTGATGTCTTCGGGGCGCTGTGCGAAACGGCGGCCACGGTGGCGTTGTTCGTGCTGGCGCTGGGGTGATCCGTCCCGCTCGCCCGTTGTGTTCGCGGTATCTCCGCCCGGCGGCGGGCAGGCGGTGACTGTACGTCAAAATGGTGGCGTCCGAGCGGCTGCCACCACCGAACCGGGTGGCAGTCGCCGGGCCCGTGCCGTACCGCCGCCTCCGACCGGCGGAGCGGCTACGGCGGCGGGCCTGCCACGGGCGTAGGCTCACGACAGCCGAGGGACCGTCCGGCCGCCCGCGCACCACGGATTCCGGGTGCCGCGGGCGCGGCGGACGGCCCCTCGGACGAAGGCGCAACACGACCTCGACGGAAGAGGAACCCGAATACCGTGACTGCACTGACTCTCAGCACTTCCTCCGCCGCGACGCTGCGCGCGGACGCCGTCGTGGTGGGCGTCGCCAAGGGGCCCAAGGGCCCGGTGGCCGCCCCCGGCGCGGAGGCGGTGGACCAGGCGTTCGACGGCAAGCTCGCGGCCACCCTGGAGACCCTCGGCGCGTCCGGCGGCGAGGGTGAGGTGACCAAGCTTCCGGCGCCGGCCGGCGTCAAGGCCGCGGTGGTGCTGGCGGTCGGTCTGGGCGAGGCCCCGGAGGCGGACGGCCGGTACGACGCCGAGGCGCTGCGCCGGGCCGCCGGTGCCGCCGCCCGTACCCTGGCCGGCTCGAAGAAGGCCGCGTTCGCGCTGCCGGTGGCGGACGCCGACGCGGCCGGCGCGGTGGCCGAGGGCGCGCTGCTGGGCGCGTACGCGTTCAACGCCTACCGGGGCGGCGCCAAGGGCGAGAAGAACAACGGCGTCAAGGAGCCGCTGGCCGAGGTGGCGCTGCTCGGCGGCAAGCCGCGCGACAAGGAGTACAAGGCCGCGGTCGAGCGGGCGATCGCGGTGGCCGAGGAGGTCAACCGCGCCCGCGACCTGGTCAACACCCCCTCCAACGACCTGTACCCGAAGTCGTTCGCCACCACGGTGCAGGCGGTCGCCAAGGAGCACGGCCTGAAGGTCGAGGTGCTGGACGAGAAGGCGCTGCTCAAGGGGGGCTACGGCGGCATCATGGGGGTCGGCCAGGGGTCGGCCAACCCGCCGCGCCTGGTGAAGCTGAGCTACACCCACGGCAAGGGCGCCAAGCACCTGGCGCTGGTCGGCAAGGGCATCACCTACGACTCGGGCGGCATCTCGCTCAAGCCGGCCGGTCACAACGAGACCATGAAGTGCGACATGTCCGGTGCCGCCGCGGTCTTCGCCGCCGTGGTGGCCGCCGCCCGGCTCGGGCTTCCGGTGAACGTCACCGGCTGGCTGGCGCTGGCGGAGAACATGCCGTCGGGTACCGCCACCCGTCCGGGTGACGTGCTGCGGATGTACTCGGGCAAGACGGTGGAGGTGCTCAACACCGACGCCGAGGGCCGTCTGGTGCTGGCCGACGCGATCACCCGGGCCAGCGAGGAGAAGCCGGACGCGATCGTGGACGTGGCCACCCTGACCGGTGCGATGGTGCTGGCGCTGGGCAACCGCACCTTCGGCATCATGGCCAACGACGACGCCTTCCGCGAGGCGCTGCACGCCACCGCCGAGGAGGCCGGTGAGGCGTCCTGGCCGATGCCGCTCCCGGCCGACCTGCGCAAGGGCATGGACTCGCCGGTGGCCGACATCGCCAACATGGGTGAGCGGATGGGCGGCGGCCTGGTGGCCGGGCTCTTCCTGAAGGAGTTCGTGGGCGACGGCATCACCTGGGCCCACCTGGACATCGCGGGTCCGGCCTTCAACGAGTCGGGGCCGTTCGGCTACACCCCCAAGGGCGGCACCGGTTCCGCGGTGCGCACCCTGGTGCGGCTGGCCGAGCGGGCCGGCGCGGGCGAGCTGCTCTGACCCGTCCGGCGACCGTGCGACACGGGCCCCGGGGCGGTGTGCTCCGGGGCCCGTGCCGTACGCGGGGGCCGCGCGTGCGTCGCGTCACACCGCGGACGGGGCCGTGGTCACCGGTTGCCCGGTCCGGCGTTCGCCCACAACGAAATCCGCACGGCCTACCGATCGGTAACGCGTGCTGGGGCCGGGCCGGGCGTCCCGTAGCCCGGCCCCGCGTCCCGGCAGCCGTCAACAAGTGCGAAGATGTTGTCTCGGCACGACAGGGCCCCCTTTTGAACAACGTTTGAACAAGCGGCCGAACCAAAGCCGCCGCCCGGTCACGGCGACCGGCTCCGGCGTACCCATGCATGGAGGACGTGACGTGGCGAACGACGCCAGCACCGTTTTCGACCTAGTGATCCTCGGCGGTGGCAGCGGCGGCTACGCCGCAGCTCTGCGCGCGGCGCAGCTGGGCCTGGACGTCGCCCTGATCGAGAAGGACAAGCTCGGCGGCACCTGTCTGCACCGCGGCTGCATCCCGACGAAGGCTCTGCTGCACGCCGGCGAGGTGGCCGACGCGGCTCGTGAGGGCGCCCAGTTCGGTGTGAAGTCCTCCTTCGAGGGGATCGACATCGAGGGTGTCCACAAGTACAAGGACGACGTGATCTCCGGGCTCTACAAGGGCCTGCAGGGTCTGGTCGCCGGCCGCAAGGTCACCTACGTGACCGGCGAGGGCCGGCTGACCTCCCCCACCACCGTCGAGGTGAACGGCGAGACCTACACCGGCCGCCACATCCTGCTGGCGACCGGCTCGGTGCCGAAGTCGCTGCCGGGTCTGACGATCGACGGCGACCGCGTCATCTCCTCCGACCACGCGCTCGTCCTGGACCGGGTGCCGAAGTCCGCCATCGTGCTGGGCGGCGGCGTGATCGGCGTCGAGTTCGCCTCCGCGTGGAAGTCCTTCGGCGTGGACGTCACCATCGTCGAGGCCCTGCCGCACCTCGTCCCGGTCGAGGACGAGAACTCCTCCAAGCTGCTGGAGCGCGCCTTCCGCAAGCGCGGTATCAACTTCTCCCTCGGTTCCCGCTTCTCCGGTGTCGAGTACACCGCCGACGGGGTGAAGGTCTCGCTGGAGAACGGCAAGACCTTCGAGGCGGAGCTGCTGCTGGTGGCGGTCGGCCGCGGCCCGGTCTCGCAGGGCCTGGGCTACGAGGAGGCCGGGGTCGCCATGGACCGCGGCTACGTCCTCGTCGACGAGTACATGCAGACCAACGTCCCGACCATCTCCGCCGTCGGTGACCTGGTGCCCACCCTCCAGCTCGCCCACGTCGGCTTCGCCGAGGGCATCCTGGTGGCCGAGCGGCTGGCCGGCCAGAAGGTCGTGCCGATCGACTACGACGGCGTGCCGCGGGTCACCTACTGCCACCCGGAGGTCGCCTCCGTCGGCCTGACCGAGGCCAAGGCCAAGGAGCTGTACGGCGCCGACAAGGTGGTCACCCTCAAGTTCAACCTGGCCGGCAACGGCAAGAGCAAGATCCTCAAGACCCAGGGCGAGATCAAGCTCGTACAGGTCCGTGACGGCGCCGTGGTCGGTGTCCACATGGTCGGTGACCGGATGGGCGAGCAGGTCGGCGAGGCGCAGCTGATCTACAACTGGGAGGCGCTGCCCGCGGAGGTCGCACAGCTCATCCACGCGCACCCGACGCAGAACGAGGCGCTCGGTGAGGCGCACATGGCGCTGGCGGGCAAGCCGCTGCACGCGCACGACTGACCCCTCACACGCCCGCAATCCGCACAGATCGTTAGGAGCAACCGAAACCATGGCGGTTTCCGTAACCCTGCCGGCGCTCGGCGAGAGCGTGTCCGAGGGCACCGTCACCCGCTGGCTGAAGGCCGAGGGTGAGCGCGTGGAGGCCGACGAGCCGCTGCTCGAGGTCTCCACCGACAAGGTCGACACCGAGATCCCGGCCCCGGCGTCCGGCGTCCTCACCTCCATCAAGGTGGCCGAGGACGAGACGGTGGAGGTCGGCGCCGAGCTGGCCGTCATCGACGACGGCTCGGGGGCCCCGGCCGAGGCGCCCGCCCCGGCCGCCGCCGCTGCCGAGGAGCCCGCCCCGCAGGCTCCGGCCGCCCCGGCTCCGGCCCCGCAGGCCGAGGCCCCGGCGCCCGCGCCGGCCGAGCAGGCCCCGGCCGCCCCGGCCGGTGGCGCCGAGGGCACCGACGTCGTCCTGCCCGCGCTGGGCGAGTCGGTCACCGAGGGCACCGTCACCCGCTGGCTGAAGCAGGTCGGCGAGGACGTCGAGGCCGACGAGCCGCTGCTGGAGGTCTCCACCGACAAGGTGGACACCGAGATCCCGGCGCCGGTCTCCGGCACCCTGCTGGAGATCGTGGTCGGCGAGGACGAGACCGCCGAGGTCGGCGCGAAGCTCGCCGTCATCGGTGCCAAGGGCGCCGCTCCGGCCGCCGCCCCGGCTCCGGCCGCGCCCGCCCCGGCCCCGGCGCAGGAAGCCCCGGCCCCCGCGCCGG belongs to Streptantibioticus cattleyicolor NRRL 8057 = DSM 46488 and includes:
- a CDS encoding adenosylcobinamide-GDP ribazoletransferase is translated as MGSSAEAAGAATAAEGLRFAFGTLTVLPVRVARWDRAAGRAGMLAAPLVGVVAGAVAGAAGAAVVVAGGGALLGAVAAAAVPAALTRGLHLDGLADTADGLGSGKPADEALRVMKQSDIGPFGVLTLVLVLLAQVAALCAAFGRGPLYGLLAAVVSAATARTAMSLACRSGVPAARRDGLGVVVAGTVPVAGAVAVAVATVAVAGAAGLFFGVVGAVRAGAAALLGLAAAEVLSRRCRSRLGGVTGDVFGALCETAATVALFVLALG
- a CDS encoding bifunctional adenosylcobinamide kinase/adenosylcobinamide-phosphate guanylyltransferase, coding for MEITLLGTGGPRGLPVPGCPCAVCSAAVASAARAPVSLLVDGTLLLDLTPGPALAAARAGRTLSGVRQVLLTHPQAGPPVDLPPGLPAPGRVPEGERLTSLTGHRVLAVPVDAPGTGYEVTGPAGDRLLYLPPGCGPAGLSSDGDPAPYDMVLLDVVGRPDALARLRAAGAVGATTDVIAVHLGHDAPPEPELHRRLGAAGARAVPDGRTLTVGEYEAVPDVPRRTLVLGGARSGKSAEAERRLSAFPGVVYVATGGTRDGDAEWAARVRLHRERRPATWRTVETCDLLPLLAEDGPPLLVDCLALWLTHVMDAAGAWQDAPGADREIDHRTAELAAAWRATRRTVVAVSNEVGSGVVPATASGRRFRDALGRLNTAVAAESEHVLLVVSGLALRLR
- the cobT gene encoding nicotinate-nucleotide--dimethylbenzimidazole phosphoribosyltransferase gives rise to the protein MSSLHPRDLIPQDFDIDAFAALIDRPDPAIRQDARERRRRTAVPQAALGRLGELGDWLASVQGQAPARPIERARLVVFAGDHGVAAREVSVHPAGRASDLARAVLDGSAPVSVLAHQYGAQVRLVDMALDCDPGELPEEVVRHRVRRGSGAVDAEDALTAQETVAAFRAGMAVADEEADSGTDLLVLGDVSVGGTTVAGVLVAALCGTDASVVTGRGSGIDDLAWMRKCAAIRDALRRARPVLGDPVRLLAAVGGADFAAITGFLLQAAVRKVPVVLDGVVSAACALVAQRVAFRAPDWWLAGHVSGEPAQAKALDRLSLEPLLDHGVRLGEGTGALLALPLLKASAAFAAELPETGEAGG
- a CDS encoding methyltransferase domain-containing protein gives rise to the protein MVRQELVARQLDEQITARFPVGRRLRVLDVGLGQGTQALRLARGGHAVTGLESDPAMLAAVEETLAGEPEGIRERVRLVTGDGRETGRHFEPGSFDVVLCHGVLMYVDDPDAMLAGLARVLAPGGLLSLLVRNADALAMRPGLAGDWEGALDAFATTAYTNRLGLRVRADRRETLTATLTAIGVPLHTWYGVRVFTDTAADEAVPPPEPGALDRLLAAEDRAGRTDPYRSVAALLHLCGVRD
- the pspAA gene encoding PspA-associated protein PspAA, whose translation is MIVRIMGEGQVRLADSHLDELNTLDDALLVELEKDDEAGFRRTLGALLEAVRRLGEPLPDDALEPSDLVLPAPDATISEVREMLREDGLIPG
- a CDS encoding S1C family serine protease, coding for MSGSRIVRAVPAALLCAALLAGCSGSRGGAPAPSASPGTAAPSRGAGPTVSDRLQDEYQKVVRDVLPSVVQITAGQSLGSGIVYDTSGDIVTNAHVVGDSTAFKVTLATGGGSADATLVGSYPADDLAVIRLRRPPGGLKPAVFGDSAKVEVGQITLAMGNPLGLSSSVTQGIVSAVGRTVSEGGNGGGNGATIANMVQTSAAINPGNSGGALVNLSSQVIGIPTLAATDPELGNSAAPGIGFAIPASTVTDIAGQLVKNGKVTNSGRAALGVTVRTVLGDNFQPAGVAIVSVKNGGAADKAGLRPDDVITKLDATPVTTAASLTEVLAAHRPGDHVTVTYTRDGSRRTAGVTLGQL
- a CDS encoding DUF3043 domain-containing protein, giving the protein MFRRRSQDEQAAPTTVTADPVEAKRRDPQAPKGRPTPKRSEAQARRPRPAATGDRKAAAKQAREARRIEMAKQREALASGDERYLPVRDKGPVRRFCRDYVDARYHVAELFLPLAVVILVISMVPNMRVKDVSLLLWLVLIVLIVGQSLFTGLRLRSLLADRFPKENKRGAVAYALMRSLQMRRMRLPKPQVKRGERG
- a CDS encoding PspA/IM30 family protein → MSGVMKRMGMIFRAKANKALDRAEDPRETLDYSYQKQLELLQKVRRGVADVATSRKRLELQLNGLQQQSAKLEEQGRKALALGREDLAREALTRRSALQQQITDLETQHQTLQGEEEKLTLASQRLQAKVDAFRTKKETIKATYTAAQAQTKIGEAFSGISEEMGDVGLAIQRAEDKTAQMQARAGAIDELLASGALDDPSGMAKDDITAELERLSGGSDVELELQRMKAELAGGSGGQQAIEGGQGGQGGQAHQQRPQDQPRFDKR